The following nucleotide sequence is from Limisphaerales bacterium.
TATTTAATTTTTTCTTGGAATCCAGCGGCCGCCGGCAAAGCCAGATTCTGGCGCACGAAACCATCAACATTTTAAGTCAGGCGTTTCATGAAAAATGGACGGCACATCTGTTTCCGAAGTTCGGCATCGCTCGTGCGCGGTTGGCGGATTTCCAACCGCCGCCCCTCGGCGCTTCCGCACGGGAAACTCAGCGCGCTGATGCGATCCGGTTGTTGGTCCGCCAATGGGAACTTGCGAGCACGCGCTATTTTATTTGCCATGCCGGGAACGCGGAACTCACCACGATGGTTCGGGTGGATTCCAAACTCGGCGACCAACCGCTGCCGACCTACCGCAACGCGCTAAACCAAATGCTCGATCCCGTGCTGCGGCGGTTTAAGCGGATGGAGGCGTTTCATTTGGGGCTCCTCCCCGCTCCTGACGGCGGGGCAAATTCCACCAACGCTCCGGTCGTCCTTATGGAATTTACCGGAGCCCTCCCGCGTGCGAAATTATTTGCCGACTGGCGGCAGGGCGTGGACGAAGCAACCGCGAACACCATTCTCTTTAGCCCCGGCTTTGATCCCCACTCTCAGGTGATCCTGCGCGCCAATAATTTGCCCGAACCGGAACAGCCCTCTCAAACGTCAGACCTGCCTGCTATCGAATCAGTCGATGTCAGTGCCACGCGTGTGGAAGTGAAAATTCCCCCGCTCAATTACGCTGCCATGATGCTGCTCAATGATCGGTTTGATGAGCACTGGAATGTGACCCTCGAAGGCCACTCTGTTCCTTTGCTCCGGGCCAATAACCATGCGCGGGCAGTCCACCTGTCGGCCTCGGATAAAGCCCGCACTCTGGTATTGACCTATCACGCGCCCGCACCGCCCACCACGCCACCACTCATCGCGCTCGGGATCGGCCTGTTCATTGCCGGCTTGGGCGTGCGCCGAACGCAATCTTCTGATTCGGAGGTCAACGATGAATCCGACCCCGCTCTCAAGCCCGATGAGGCTTGATGGAATTCAACCGTGAAGTTAGAATTTCCCGCCAGTTTGATACGTCAAACTGCCGTTCGTTATGAATCCATTCATTGATCAACCATTTCTTTCTCGGCGAGCCGCGCTAAAAAGTGCCGCCTGCGGGTTTGGCTCGCTTGCGTTCGGTGCCTTGGCTCATCGCGCGGCGGCCAAAGACAATTTACTCGCGGCGAAGCTCGTGCATCATGTGCCCAAGGCAAAGCGCGTGATTTTTCTCTTCATGGCCGGCGGCGTGAGCCACGTGGATTCATTTGACTACAAGCAGAAGCTCATCGATGACGATGGCAAAATGGTGCGCTTCGACGACGCCCGTACGCTGGCCAAGACGCGCAAAATCGTCGAACACGCCGTCAAAAAACCGCTCTGGAAATTCAAGAATTATGGCCAATGCGGCCAACCCGTCAGCGAACTTTTCCCGCACATGGCCAAGCACGTGGACGACCTTTGCATCCTCAAAGGCATGCACACCGAAGGCGTGGCCCACGGACCGAGCACACTCTTCATGCACTCGGGCACAATCAATCTCATTCGCCCCAGTATGGGCTCGTGGGTCAACTACGGCCTCGGCACAGAAAACGAAAACCTCCCCGGCTTCATCAGCATCGGCCCCTCGATGGGCAACGGCGGTCCACGCAATTACAGCAACGCATTTTTGCCCGCGGCTTATCAAGGCACGCCCATCGGCCGGGCCGGAATTCCGGCCAAGGATTCGACGATTCAAAATATCACCGCACCGGGCATCGACCCCAAGGAACAGCAAAAACAATTCGAACTCCTGCGCGCGCTTAACGCCGAGCAAGCCAAACGCCGCCCCGGCGATGACGAACTCAACGCGGTCATCGGCTCCTTCGAGCTCGCCTGGCGAATGCAAAATAACGCGCCCGGCATTCTCGATTTGTCCAAGGAAAACCCCAAGACCCTCGCGATGTACGGCATCGACCAAAAGCCGACGGATAACTTTGGCCGCTATTGTTTGATGGCCCGCCGCCTTAGCGAAGCCGGCGTGCGCTACGTTCAAGTCAATTACACCGACAACGGCAACAACCCATCGTGGGATCAGCACTCCAATATGCCCAAGCACATGGAGCACGCCCGGGCCAGCGATCAACCCGTGGCTGCGTTGCTGACCGATCTCAAACAGCGCGGATTGCTTGACGACACCATCGTGTGGTGGGGCAGCGAATTTGGCCGCACGCCCTACGCGCAAAACAAAGGTACCGGCCGCGATCACAATCCCGATGGCTTCACCGTATGGCTTGCCGGCGGCGGCATCAAGCCCGGCATCGCCCACGGCAACACCGACGAATACGGCCACCACGCCGTCGAAGGCAAAGTGCACATGCACGACCTCCACGCCACCCTCCTGCACCAACTCGGCCTCAACCACGAAAAGCTAACCTACCGCTATGACGGCCGCGATTTTCGATTGACGGATGTGCACGGCCGCGTGGTGAAGGAAATCCTCGCATAGTTAAGCCTCCCTCCGGCTTGAGCACTTCGCCAACAACCGGCTTTCTTCGCAAGCCAGGCAAGCTTCGCGAGCTGAGCCTGAACTGGTTCATGCTGCGTTTCCGGTTGGGGTGGGCCCGCGAAGGCCGAGTCCAGACACCCAGCGACAAGGACGATTTGCACGAAGACGCCCGGAAGAAACTGAAGATTCATTTCTGGGTGCCCGCCGAGACTCCCGGGGCCCGCATTGCCGTGTTCAACATGTTGGGCAGTTTGCGGGAAGAGGTGGGGTGCGAAGAGCTGCCGTGGGAAATCACCTGTAGCCCCAATCTTCCCAAGCAAGCCACCGATGTGCTCGTTAGCTATAAAGCCGTGCCTCCCGCCGAACCGCTGCCCGGCCAGCCGGTGCGGGTGCTGTTGTTTTGTGATCAATTGGAATGTCTCTGGGGCGAGTTGAAGCAATTCGCAGGCGTGGTCGTTCATTCCAGCTTGCCCTTGGCCCGCCTGGTGGCCAGTCGGCATACGCGGGTTTGGTTCATCGAGGAATGCGAGCACCCCGCCGAAATCGCGGCGGGGCAAGAACGCCTCGCCCAGAGCCCGCCCTCCGGCCGCCCGCCGGTGCTCGCGTGGCACGGCCACCGGCACACCCTTGAGGGACTGCTAGCATTGCGCCCTCTGCTGGAAAACTTCGCGCGTGAAAGGGAGGTCCGGCTGCGGTTGATCTCCAACCATCCGGCCGGCAACGAACAATGGGGCACCCCGCCCGTGGAACGGGTTGCCTATGACGACGAAGCCTTCGCCGCCCTTGCCGGAGAGGCGCGGCTTGGATTGACCCCCACGCGCAACCACCGGATGAAACACTGCCTGTTCAAGCCGTCCTCCCGGCTGCGGCGGCTTTACGCCTTGGGCGTGCCGGCGATTGGCGAAAGCCGCTGTCCCATGGTTCGGGAGTTTGCCGGAGAATTGCCGACCCCTCATCCCTGCGCGAACTCCCCCGCGGAATGGGCACGCCTGCTGCATCATTATTGGGACCACCCCGAGGCACTCGACGCCTTGGCCCGTGCCGGCCATGAACACGTTTTAAAAAACTATGCCATGTCCCGTTACGCCCGCCAATGGATCCAGTTTCTTGCCCAAATCTTTTCTTTCAAAACGTAACCGGCTTGCTACCCTTCCCCCCTATGAATTCGCGGCGC
It contains:
- a CDS encoding DUF1501 domain-containing protein; translated protein: MNPFIDQPFLSRRAALKSAACGFGSLAFGALAHRAAAKDNLLAAKLVHHVPKAKRVIFLFMAGGVSHVDSFDYKQKLIDDDGKMVRFDDARTLAKTRKIVEHAVKKPLWKFKNYGQCGQPVSELFPHMAKHVDDLCILKGMHTEGVAHGPSTLFMHSGTINLIRPSMGSWVNYGLGTENENLPGFISIGPSMGNGGPRNYSNAFLPAAYQGTPIGRAGIPAKDSTIQNITAPGIDPKEQQKQFELLRALNAEQAKRRPGDDELNAVIGSFELAWRMQNNAPGILDLSKENPKTLAMYGIDQKPTDNFGRYCLMARRLSEAGVRYVQVNYTDNGNNPSWDQHSNMPKHMEHARASDQPVAALLTDLKQRGLLDDTIVWWGSEFGRTPYAQNKGTGRDHNPDGFTVWLAGGGIKPGIAHGNTDEYGHHAVEGKVHMHDLHATLLHQLGLNHEKLTYRYDGRDFRLTDVHGRVVKEILA
- a CDS encoding glycosyltransferase family 1 protein, which encodes MSTSPTTGFLRKPGKLRELSLNWFMLRFRLGWAREGRVQTPSDKDDLHEDARKKLKIHFWVPAETPGARIAVFNMLGSLREEVGCEELPWEITCSPNLPKQATDVLVSYKAVPPAEPLPGQPVRVLLFCDQLECLWGELKQFAGVVVHSSLPLARLVASRHTRVWFIEECEHPAEIAAGQERLAQSPPSGRPPVLAWHGHRHTLEGLLALRPLLENFAREREVRLRLISNHPAGNEQWGTPPVERVAYDDEAFAALAGEARLGLTPTRNHRMKHCLFKPSSRLRRLYALGVPAIGESRCPMVREFAGELPTPHPCANSPAEWARLLHHYWDHPEALDALARAGHEHVLKNYAMSRYARQWIQFLAQIFSFKT